The Elgaria multicarinata webbii isolate HBS135686 ecotype San Diego chromosome 7, rElgMul1.1.pri, whole genome shotgun sequence nucleotide sequence AGGTGGTTGCGCTGTATGACGGGGGACCCGACCTCCCTCCCTCGCCTGCCCTCCCCGCCCCACCGGGTGCCCTTTCCTGGACCGCTCTGGCTCAGCTGAGCTGGGCGTCCAGCCCTGGCTCCTTCTCCCAACTGCAGCCACAGCAACTGGTACCAGCAGGCCCAAGCAGGGAGTCTCCGCCTTGCCGGCCCCTCCTGCCTCAGACGGGGGAGAATGTGCGGACGGCATCAGGTGGGTAAGATACATGTGGTAAGATTTTCCTCCAGAGctccctgccacgacacaggctctgaacaacaggcctggccacaGCATATTAAGTGGGTCttcgcttgagcagggagtgtccgcggccaggtctgttgttcagagcctgtgttgtggcacagaaagtggtggcagcggtgggacttttgtgggatttatttatttgtttatttatttctatactgcccaatagccgaagctctctgggaggttcacaaaaatgaaaaccatgaagagcataataaaacaaccaacaatttaaaaacacaaatacaaaacacaattataaaaagcacgaccaggataaaaccacacagcaaaaattgatataggttaaaatatgagattaaaacagcagagtttaaatttaagttaaattaggtgttaaaatactgagaaaataaaaaggtcttcagctggcgacgaaaggagtacagtgtaggtgccaggcggacctctctggggagctcgttccacaaccagggtgccacagcggagaaggcccttctcctagtagccacctgcctcacttccttcggcaggggctcacggagaaggacccctgtaggtgatcttaaggtccaggcaggcacgtATGGgattaaataaaattttaatcagtttgtagttaaaacaaactgattaaatttttattttaaaagttcacaagctttgtttcataataaaacatttcaaaaaacctttttaaaacctctcatccaagcctttcactcttctcatacacgcttttctttctctcacaccttcactcttgaactttctttattatcagtacggattaatatacaccaactatcTGCACACCGCCCTCAaaggacaccactctctacactgaacctcaaattctccagaacccaagtactctacacaccaagagctaacatacagagctaacacagagagagctcaagcactaaaggctaaagactctaagagtacctaaaagcctcttctcaatcctctcagtccttcccttatatatccctcctccccactcctcagaCATTCCAACTccccccactcaggtcaacattctaagcaccacaggcTTACCAAATCCagagaactgacttgtggggtgtaacaccacacacacacaccctgtcccgCCCCCTCCTGCCTTTGATGAGAGAGAGCAGGTGTCGACCAGAGCGGGGGCTTTTCCACTTCTGGCCCCCCATCTATGGGAGGCTCTTCCAGCGGCCACCTCttggcattttgggggagggACCTGGCAAAGTCATGCAGGTCTTTTGACCGCTTGAATCCAGCTGCAGCAGCCTCAGCTGCCCTTTGCGCTGTTTTATGGCTCTGCTGTTTTTCATCTGCCTAAAAAGTTCTTATTCGGAGATTTGTCTATTTCGTAAGTGTTGTGGAAATGGAAGCACTGATGGATAAGGtgtgaataattttaaaaataacaggcCAGCCAGCCAGGGTGCAGCAGATTCTGCCACAATGCAAGACTTTTCCCAGCTAGGGTTTATCCATTCATGACACTTTTCAACCGCACAATAACTGCCCTTCCCTAGGCggtgtacaaattaaaaacataaatattcaaagcaaacaaaaaaattaTAATAGACCAAGACAGATAAAACCAGCTGCAGCAGGACATAAAACCAGCAACGGGGTAAAACCGTGCAAAAACACTAAAAACAGctcctaaaatgcctgggaaaacagaAAGATCTTCATCCTGGAGCCAGGAAGACCATCAGCACCAGGCATGTCTCCCTGGGGAGGGCCTTCCGCAGACATGGGGTGGCCGCCCCGGAGTCCTCTCCTGCGGCCCTTCCCCAACTCATTTGCCGGGGCCTCGGATGTGGACCTTTGAGCCTGGGTAGGTCGAACTGGGACGAAACGTTCCCTCAAGTGCCCTGGATGCAGGGCCAAGCCTGAGGAATCCTCTCGCCATTTTGGGGAACAGCCAGCGGGAGATTGTTTCTTTACCTCCACTTCTCCATGTGCAAGCCATCAATCCCTTCCACCTCATCCAGGGACCGTGAGATCTCCCCGAGCACGGCCTGGCACTCCTGCAACTGGAACTCCACGTCTTGCTCGGAGGACGCCCAATCTTTCACAACGCCGCTCTTTGTTCCTGGCGCTGCAGGGCACGGAGTGCTGTGGGCGTGAGCGCCTGAAGTGCTGGGATGCTCCCTTGACACGGAGGAGGCGCCTTCCTCAAGGCCTGGAGAAGCAGCGGAGCAGGGCCCAGGGTCCTCGTCAGACGCCAGCTGCCCAGGGGGTTCCTCGGCCGCCTCTAACAGAGAAGGAAGGAGCGCTTCATCTCCTAAGTCCATGGGACCGGCAGAGCCTTCTGGGCGCCTGCTTGCTAAGGCCTTGGGAACGCGGGGTTCATGGAAGGCCGAGACGCCTGGAGAAACAGCCCTGGGGCACGCTGCGCCATGGCCGGGGATGGCGAGCTGCTCTTGGGAGTCGCACCAGTCCTGTTCCTCTTTGAAGCCCCGAGAGACAGGAGGCGCACAGCCCCAGGCTCCAGCAGGCACAGCAGCGCCTTTGGATGCAGAGAGGCTGCCAGCGAGGGCCGGAAGACCACACACCCCAGGAGCCAGCTCGGTGCCAAAGATCCCCGGGTCCCCGGGAGTGCCATTGATGGAGGGCGCCTGTCCTGCGAATCCTGTCACGACGCCGTTTCTGCAAAGGTCATCTTCATGATCAGCTCCAAAATCGCCTTGCTCAGCATGATCAGCCATGCCGGTGGGGCTGCTAGCCTCAGGAGAGggcaaggggaagagggaggggccaCCCTCCGGGCTCTGAAATCCCCCACCCGCTCCACCGCCGGCCTTTGCGGATCCATCCCCGGCTGCGGAGCTGGGTGGATTCAGCGAAAATGGGCGCTCAGGTTGACGCGGGCTGGGGCTAGGGGCCGTCGCTCTCTGCGGTGGGGAACCGTCCTCTCTGGTACCAACAGCAGGCTCAGACGCCATCCCTGCGGAAATAATCCTTTGGTTATTAACAAACAACAACTCCTGTGGGTTTCATAGAGGCATCTGCGTGGCCACCGGGCGAACACAATGCTGGCCTGAACGAGCCTGGAGCCTGgcccagtagggctcttcttatgacccACAGCAGTTCGTACATTCTCTGTGGCGACTGGGAATTGGGGGACCCAGGATCTACCAGAAAGGGGCGAGCAAGACACAGatgaatgggctcaagtgacaggaagccagattccggctggacatcaggaaaaacttcctgactgttagattattattattattattattattattattatttatttatatagcaccatcaatgtacatggtgctgtacagagtaaatagcaggaccctgccgcataggcttacaatctaataaaatcatagtaaaacaataaggaggggaagagaatgcaaacaggtacagggtagggtaagcaggcacagggtagggaaaaactaacagtagaaagtaacagcagaagtctgcacaacatcaagttttaaaagctttaagaaaaagaaaagtttttagttgagctttaaaagctgcgattgaacttgtagttctcaagtgttctggaagagcgttccaggcgtaaggggcagcagaagaaaatggacggagccgagcaagggaagtagaggcccttgggcaggcgagaaacatggcatcagaggagcaaagagcacgagcggggcaatagtgtgagatgagagaggagagataggaaggagctagacagtgaaaagctttgaaggttaacaggagaagtttatattggattctgaagtgaattggaagccaatgaagagaagtacgacaatggaaccagtgacctagggaggtcgtgggctctcccacactagaggccttcaagaggcagctggacagccgtctgccacggatgctttaaggtggattcctgctttgagcagggggggttgggctcgatggccttagaggccccttccaactctactattctatgtttctatgattaaagcggtatttatttattaaatgtgcaTCCCAGCTTTCCACCAAACATGGCGCTCAAGGTAGCTTTGGCCCTTAAACTGGTCTCCAGCCAGCGCCCGTTCTCTCGCCCAGCGCACATGTTTACGTTTTACCTTGGCTCTGGATGTCTGCCTGCCTCCTTTGGGGAACGGTTGCCTCTTCAGTTTGCATCTCGCTCGGGCCCTCAGCCAGCTCCTGTCCACCCTCTGTGGCCGTCACGCAGGGCACGTCCCAGGCAGGGTCCTCCATGCCGGAAGCCTCGTGGCCACCATCCCCGTCAGGCAGCCCCCCCGCTGACATCCCTGGGCAGTCAGCTGTGGGCCGCAGGGGACTTGCAGCCGGCTGGCTGCTTTCAGGCGACGATGCCACTGCATCTGATGGTGTCCGTGGATCTTTGTCACACCAATCCACGTTGGAGGCCTCACGGGGAACTCCCGGCACCACCCTGACCTCCGCAGCTTTGCCAGCTGTGCCAGAACCCCCTGTGGGGAGCCCGGGACTTCCTGCTCCAGAAGCAATAGTGCTCCGTTGCGTAGGCAGGGGTTCCCAGTGGTCAGAGTCTACTGAACTATCGGAGGCGTCCGAGAGGATAGAGTCCACGTTCTTTTCACTGGACACCAGCGCACACTCGGCGGCGTCAGGGGACCTCACGGGAGAGCCAGAGGGAGCATTTCTTAACGCTGAACACACACGCATTTGGAAGTGCTCCTCTTCGGAGAAGAACGCTTCCCACACGCTTTCTGGAGTGCTGCGGGCCGAGTCTTCGCCCTGTTCTTGGGCGGGGGAGCCTGGCGGGCTGGCACCGGCAGACCAGCACTGGCCACCCAGGGAGGCATCCTGGACCTGATCCTCAGGTGAACTGAGCTCATCACAGCTTGCATTTGCCCCAGTCTCTAACACGCTTGGAGAGTCTTTGCCGGTTTCAGCTTCAGGGGACAGAGAAAGCCTTTCTGCCTTTTCATTTTCAGCTGCTGGTTTATTGGAGCAAAGGGGCCTTTTAAAGTAATTTCTCACTATCTGGGCGATGCTGTCTCTATTTTTCTGTTCGCCTTCATCGAGGTGCGGGGTTATCTGGCTGCTGTGCTGGTCGAGGAAGTTCCCTAAAGTTCTGCCAAACTGGTCATGACGTCCCTCCGAGTCAAGAGGAGCAGGAAGCGTTGCCACGGTTGGAGTGAGCGGGTCAGAGGCGGATCCCCGGACCACAGCAGAATCCAGCGGGCAGAGCCTCTTCTGGAGGCCAGAGCCGTCTTCCACGCCCGATACTCTTAAGTCCTCGTCTGCATGGAAATGTCTTTTTCGGGAGGAGCCGCGTTTCAACTCCTCCTCTTTCTGCCAAAGAGTTCTGCGGTACTCCGAAGAATCCAACCCCTCACTAAGCTCCACAGAGGAGTCCTGATCATCTTTAAGCTGGCGTGGATTCCCTTGGCATGGCAACAGCTCAGTTTCTTGACCCGGGTGTACTGGTTCTTTCACTTCCGTTTTCTGAGCCCGTTCACCTTTTCCTGAACAAAGGCTGGTTGGCATTTCACTTTCTGTTTGCTCTGTTCTTCCAATCTCAAGAACTGCCGCTAAAGTTCTTACTGTGGGCTGGCTAGAAAAGCCATCATCCACAAGCCGGTCGTCCTGGGCAAGATCCAAGCAAGCGTCCTCTGCCAATCCATCGGCACTACCTGGAACCTGGTCCTCTCTGCCAACTTCAGCCTCGCTTTGCGACAAGCAAGAAGATTCGACAGAAAGGCAGGCAAGATTTATAGGCACGAGTTCAGTTCCTGCCTCAGCCTGATCTTCCTGTGCtcccgctgctgctgcagttttTGCTAGAGGAGGAGGTGATTTTTCACCCACCACCATCTCTGCACTACAGGCCTGGGGCCTGCCAAGCGCGTCGTCATGGCGGTCACCAGGTGACTCACAACGGGAAGCCGTTTCTTCTCCCAGACCCACCTGCCACATCTCTCTGCCTTTTAGTGGCCCAGTTCTGGCTTCTTGAATGACTGTATCACATGGAGctgggtcagggggttgctcactGAGTTTCCGACAAGCTTGACTGTTCTCAGCAACACTGACTAGATGCGCACCTGGAATCCAAAGTAAAGCATCTCTTCCTCCCCAAAGGTTGCTTCTGCTAGAGGTTCCGGAAAGCCAGGCGCTGTCACTCTCTTCTTTTTCAGCTTCGGAGTCAGAGATGTGCAAGTTGAGTTCATCACTGCTCCAGGACCCGGGGACCTCTGCGGAGTCAGTCCGGGCTTCCCTTGGGAGATTTCCAGCGGCGCTTCGTTTCAGAGCTCCTGGCATTTCAAAGACCACACTGCCCACCGGGAGACTGACGCTTCCTTCACTGCAAGGGGGACTCTCAGGAGTTTGGCCAAACCCACCGCTTTCATCCTTCTCCTCTGAGAGGGCGATTTCTTTATTATATCTCTCCGGTCCAAGCCAGGTGGCACGCTCAAGAGCCGCATCTGGTTCGCAAACTTCCTCCGAAGTGGGAGAGTCCGCAGAATAAAGCCACTCCTTCCCAACGTCAGTTCCTCGGGGCTCCAAACCATCAGGCTCTGGGTTTTGTTGTCCAACAGGTACAGGAGACTCTTGCTGGCATTCCGAGAGGGCAGAACTATCCGGAAATGGCCCCTGTTGCTCTTGGCCATCACTCAGTCGTCCCACCTGTGCGTCATCTTGCTTGGAATCCATTTTGGCCTCCTCCAAGGAAGCATCGACTAGGGGAATCGCACGTGCCTCGCAGCCTTTGACCTCCacctcctgctgctcctcctccatgCTTTCATCATCCAGGCTCACGGCCCTTTCATCCTCAAAGCCACCTTGTTGGCTTCCAGCTTCcaacctccctcctccttcctttgcGCTTGTCTGAGGAGACAACGGTGTGCCTGCACAGGAACGACCGCTTGAGCGGGGGATCCCTCCCTCTCCAGGGTCATCTCCAGGCAAGTGAAAAGGAGAAAGCGGCCCGGCCTTTCTACCTGCCGAGTCTACAGAGGAGGGTGCGGCGTTCCCCTCGGGGCCTCTTGCGAGGGCCCCTTCGGCGCTGGCACCGCAGACGCTCTCCTGCGCTGCTGCAGCTGGACTCAGCTCTCTCTCCAGGGTATCTTTTCCATCCAGCTGTTTCTGGTCTGCTGCATCTTCACCAGGGGCTGCCACAGTGCTGCTTGTTGCCGCCTTGACCTCCGTTTCCTCCTCCCCAGACGGATCTTCGGTATCCATCGCCTCTTGGCACATcccgttgctgctgcttttggggCTGGGCTGCTGTTCTCCTCCGGGCGATCCAGCCGCCAACGCAGAAGCCGCTCCCAGCGAAGGGCCGTCGTTTTCAGCCATCTCTGCTTCAGTCCCTGGTGTGGAATCGGCAACACGGTTCTCCAGGCTTTTGTCGGTTTCAGCACATCCCGGGCTTGCATGTTCCAGCCTTTTTTCGGCCACAGCATCCATCTCTTCCCCTTTTTGTCCAAAGGCAGCTGTGCTGCTCTGGGCCGGGCACCCAGCCAC carries:
- the LOC134402020 gene encoding collagen alpha-1(I) chain-like encodes the protein MASEPAVGTREDGSPPQRATAPSPSPRQPERPFSLNPPSSAAGDGSAKAGGGAGGGFQSPEGGPSLFPLPSPEASSPTGMADHAEQGDFGADHEDDLCRNGVVTGFAGQAPSINGTPGDPGIFGTELAPGVCGLPALAGSLSASKGAAVPAGAWGCAPPVSRGFKEEQDWCDSQEQLAIPGHGAACPRAVSPGVSAFHEPRVPKALASRRPEGSAGPMDLGDEALLPSLLEAAEEPPGQLASDEDPGPCSAASPGLEEGASSVSREHPSTSGAHAHSTPCPAAPGTKSGVVKDWASSEQDVEFQLQECQAVLGEISRSLDEVEGIDGLHMEKWRNQIAVIQKATKMPQTHIAVVGNMGSGKSSLLNALLDAEAVLPTSAMRACTAVVVEISRAAAGSPYEADVEFLSREEWYKELSALLEDMKDKAGNFKKRCPDRNTEAGAAYSRVKAVYGRVDELAKLEGMQEVTQYLGTVQHVAADTATDFRTNIERFINSRTDNLREMKGGEFWPVVKCVRIRIAKAEVLKTGAVLVDLPGIRDSNAARDKVAKEARTTLVT
- the LOC134402021 gene encoding uncharacterized protein LOC134402021; the encoded protein is MAAPCRPCGEGRGLCHLRRIGTRAPVPGIADVIHFCKTVTLLGRKREVVDYFLSYAALREGEYISRIHARVIWTTSTYELVDSSLTGVYVNDIRISGKVALQEGDTVTFGNPAGSSIVPGAHVRQPNSPFYFLFEHCHCHVDQMQSPCGETNLPPELLAPASAETSPPVTSSLGLVNNIAPPRAAPALASAASMAPPVTSSLPTNVLNVTLLSPEALSQPRPAAGPFSAAGDRPASQRLRSASPDYTILGEGSLVAPESSPWRTLETTRSFLLQGAPESNGSRCLSGSKEQDTGRRPDSLQWFLRENGDAGTSPAPTCPLRTAPVCLEDPAAADDDDSPCERHVNTAGLSVGVLQLTPFFQREDGDDPGSKRSTSSTEELASGDSDHEDETMEVNPSPEETAEYGMSWVSEPDAWLMGGAASGPQVTSASRMEGESPAEEHGPSFMEEPLPEGSMLETNGTAEGSNSLAVKMWPFLPATLGNACPAASSRTAGGNSSGEKPEFADGTSSGEKPEFAGGTSSGEKPEFADGTSSGEKPEFVDGTSPGEKPEFAGGTSSGEKPEFADGTSSGEKPEFAGGTSSGEKPEFAGGTSSGEKPEFAGGTSPGEKPEFADGTSPGEKPRFADGTSSGEKPEFADGTSSGEKPEFADGTSSGEKPRFADGTSSGEKPEFADGTSSGEKPELADGTSSGEKPRFADGTSSGEKPEFVDGTSSGEKPEFADGTSSGEKPRFADGTSSGEKPEFADGTSSGEKPEFADGTSSGEKPEFASRDELGSEGARAASPPRNPACGMQSGGGGDYNMNSQGSVSDGERDMEMEPLAKAGSLAMGQRVGAGAFGALEPEMGSGGPEAVGGLGNGAMEPSCAEVGTQTEWAKGRESDGAIAGAAVDGDEGLSTQVAKEAFLQQLPAASPGAFAADEHSKGECSKQGEQRPAAPFGATQETPSSEDPLEPCEEERVLAAACDLAPRDPVRMTGLIPEEPPGAPIPVAGCPAQSSTAAFGQKGEEMDAVAEKRLEHASPGCAETDKSLENRVADSTPGTEAEMAENDGPSLGAASALAAGSPGGEQQPSPKSSSNGMCQEAMDTEDPSGEEETEVKAATSSTVAAPGEDAADQKQLDGKDTLERELSPAAAAQESVCGASAEGALARGPEGNAAPSSVDSAGRKAGPLSPFHLPGDDPGEGGIPRSSGRSCAGTPLSPQTSAKEGGGRLEAGSQQGGFEDERAVSLDDESMEEEQQEVEVKGCEARAIPLVDASLEEAKMDSKQDDAQVGRLSDGQEQQGPFPDSSALSECQQESPVPVGQQNPEPDGLEPRGTDVGKEWLYSADSPTSEEVCEPDAALERATWLGPERYNKEIALSEEKDESGGFGQTPESPPCSEGSVSLPVGSVVFEMPGALKRSAAGNLPREARTDSAEVPGSWSSDELNLHISDSEAEKEESDSAWLSGTSSRSNLWGGRDALLWIPGAHLVSVAENSQACRKLSEQPPDPAPCDTVIQEARTGPLKGREMWQVGLGEETASRCESPGDRHDDALGRPQACSAEMVVGEKSPPPLAKTAAAAGAQEDQAEAGTELVPINLACLSVESSCLSQSEAEVGREDQVPGSADGLAEDACLDLAQDDRLVDDGFSSQPTVRTLAAVLEIGRTEQTESEMPTSLCSGKGERAQKTEVKEPVHPGQETELLPCQGNPRQLKDDQDSSVELSEGLDSSEYRRTLWQKEEELKRGSSRKRHFHADEDLRVSGVEDGSGLQKRLCPLDSAVVRGSASDPLTPTVATLPAPLDSEGRHDQFGRTLGNFLDQHSSQITPHLDEGEQKNRDSIAQIVRNYFKRPLCSNKPAAENEKAERLSLSPEAETGKDSPSVLETGANASCDELSSPEDQVQDASLGGQCWSAGASPPGSPAQEQGEDSARSTPESVWEAFFSEEEHFQMRVCSALRNAPSGSPVRSPDAAECALVSSEKNVDSILSDASDSSVDSDHWEPLPTQRSTIASGAGSPGLPTGGSGTAGKAAEVRVVPGVPREASNVDWCDKDPRTPSDAVASSPESSQPAASPLRPTADCPGMSAGGLPDGDGGHEASGMEDPAWDVPCVTATEGGQELAEGPSEMQTEEATVPQRRQADIQSQGKT